Proteins from one Canis aureus isolate CA01 chromosome 20, VMU_Caureus_v.1.0, whole genome shotgun sequence genomic window:
- the LOC144291764 gene encoding uncharacterized protein LOC144291764, whose translation MAAGMAPWNHNIALLGPRRSLRVSSPRSRSGPALPFVGPAAPAAPAAGPPPPRRLAIQSAAPRGARKRAGRALPASRDATRRRRRHAPEPCLVGTLGRARSRWASDPAVPEAEKAGGKDDSPLRRVGGAAREA comes from the coding sequence ATGGCGGCCGGAATGGCGCCCTGGAACCACAACATCGCTCTCCTCGGGCCCAGGCGCTCGCTCCGAGTGTCGTCGCCGCGGTCCCGAAGCGGCCCCGCCCTCCCCTTCgtcggccccgcggcccccgcagCCCCAGCGGCCGGCCCCCCGCCTCCGCGCAGGCTCGCAATCCAGTCAGCAGCCCCTCGGGGTGCGCGCAAGCGCGCGGGCCGGGCGCTCCCTGCGTCCCGTGACGCAACACGTCGCCGTCGGCGCCACGCCCCAGAGCCTTGTCTCGTTGGCACGTTGGGGCGTGCGCGCAGCCGCTGGGCCTCAGACCCCGCCGTTCCGGAAGCGGAAAAAGCCGGTGGGAAAGATGACTCGCCGCTACGGCGCGTCGGCGGCGCGGCGCGTGAGGCATGA